Proteins encoded in a region of the Saccharothrix ecbatanensis genome:
- a CDS encoding ESX secretion-associated protein EspG — MSTIARLSLPAFEVLWEDLRAGAAIPYPFDITQHGTTLDERARVRNDVHADLERRGLARRGRPEPELEDALRLLATPDTSITVMGMLDVAREDLVRALVAARGRYVVLAVQGTEGVQLDLIKEAGLAQAAVRVLPPRPPGPGRPVTVPAAALQAQTNQSGIRQNVRTAGNDDVRALREMLSGPITGTGHFTAHPHGTAVTWIDTPRGRYASMGTDWLTVAPADHTGLVRRISQALAPQAR; from the coding sequence ATGAGCACCATCGCGAGGCTGTCCCTGCCCGCCTTCGAAGTCCTCTGGGAGGACCTGCGGGCCGGGGCAGCCATCCCCTACCCCTTCGACATCACCCAACACGGCACGACGTTGGACGAGCGCGCCCGCGTCCGCAACGACGTCCACGCCGACCTCGAACGCCGAGGCCTGGCCAGACGCGGCCGTCCCGAACCGGAACTCGAAGACGCCCTCCGCCTCCTCGCCACCCCGGACACGTCGATCACCGTCATGGGCATGCTGGACGTAGCCAGAGAAGACCTGGTCCGCGCCCTGGTAGCCGCCCGAGGCCGGTACGTCGTCCTGGCCGTCCAAGGAACGGAAGGCGTCCAGCTCGACCTCATCAAAGAAGCCGGCCTCGCCCAAGCCGCAGTACGCGTCCTGCCCCCACGACCACCCGGTCCAGGCCGCCCGGTGACCGTCCCCGCAGCAGCACTACAGGCACAGACGAACCAAAGCGGCATCCGGCAGAACGTGCGCACAGCCGGCAACGACGACGTCCGGGCACTGAGGGAAATGCTGTCCGGCCCCATCACCGGCACCGGCCACTTCACCGCCCACCCCCACGGAACGGCCGTCACCTGGATCGACACCCCACGCGGCCGGTACGCCAGCATGGGCACCGACTGGCTCACGGTCGCACCCGCCGACCACACCGGCCTGGTGCGCAGGATCAGCCAGGCACTCGCGCCTCAAGCCCGGTGA
- a CDS encoding acyl-CoA dehydrogenase family protein: MDLRIPDEHRQLKDLAHRFTEEQIVPHATRWDRDEAIDRDLVPALGEVGFLGLGIPEEYGGSGGDSLAYCLVLEEIARGDSAVRGIISVSLGLVGKTIYKHGTEQQKQRWLPGLCSGSQLGCFGLTEPGTGSDAASLATKAVRDGDDWLITGRKVFITNGTWADVALIFARTGGPGPKGITAFLVPTGSPGFHATEIHGKLGMRGQATAELTLDQVRVGDDSRIGDEGTGFKLAMAALDRGRMSVAAGCVGAARGALEASLKYAKEREQFGKPIAGFQLVQELLADMAVETDAARLLTWRCADLADRGEPFSTEASMAKLYASEAAVRVANNAIQVFGGYGYIDEYPVGKYLRDTRVTTLYEGTSQIQKLLIGRALTGINAFM; encoded by the coding sequence GTGGATCTGCGCATCCCGGACGAACACCGGCAACTCAAGGACCTGGCGCACCGGTTCACCGAGGAGCAGATCGTCCCCCACGCCACCCGCTGGGACCGCGACGAGGCCATCGATCGTGACCTTGTGCCCGCGCTCGGCGAGGTCGGTTTCCTCGGTCTGGGCATCCCCGAGGAGTACGGCGGCAGCGGCGGCGACAGCCTGGCGTACTGCCTCGTGCTCGAAGAGATAGCCCGCGGCGACTCGGCGGTGCGCGGCATCATCTCCGTCTCCCTGGGCCTGGTCGGGAAAACCATCTACAAACACGGCACCGAGCAGCAGAAACAACGGTGGCTCCCCGGACTGTGCTCGGGCAGCCAACTAGGCTGTTTCGGCCTGACGGAACCCGGTACCGGCTCCGACGCCGCCTCCCTCGCCACCAAGGCGGTCCGCGACGGCGACGACTGGCTGATCACCGGCCGGAAGGTCTTCATCACCAACGGCACCTGGGCCGACGTGGCGTTGATCTTCGCCCGCACCGGCGGCCCCGGCCCGAAGGGCATCACCGCGTTCCTCGTGCCGACCGGCTCCCCGGGCTTCCACGCCACCGAGATCCACGGCAAGCTCGGCATGCGCGGCCAGGCCACCGCCGAACTGACCCTCGACCAGGTCCGAGTCGGGGACGACAGCCGCATCGGCGACGAAGGCACGGGCTTCAAGCTGGCCATGGCCGCCCTGGACCGGGGCCGGATGTCCGTCGCCGCCGGTTGCGTCGGAGCCGCCCGTGGCGCGCTGGAGGCAAGCCTCAAGTACGCCAAGGAACGCGAGCAGTTCGGCAAGCCCATCGCCGGTTTCCAACTCGTGCAGGAACTCTTGGCCGACATGGCCGTGGAAACGGACGCCGCGAGGCTGCTCACGTGGCGGTGCGCGGACCTCGCCGACCGGGGCGAACCGTTCAGCACCGAGGCGTCCATGGCGAAGCTCTACGCCAGCGAAGCCGCCGTCCGGGTGGCGAACAACGCCATCCAGGTCTTCGGCGGGTACGGGTACATCGACGAGTACCCGGTGGGCAAGTACCTGCGGGACACCAGGGTCACGACGCTCTACGAGGGCACCAGCCAGATCCAGAAGTTGCTCATCGGCCGGGCGCTGACCGGCATCAACGCGTTCATGTAG
- the msrB gene encoding peptide-methionine (R)-S-oxide reductase MsrB, whose protein sequence is MEPVVGATPKVVHSELEWREILKPKEYAVLREAGTEPAFVGEYTDTKSEGVYSCRACGAELFRSDAKFDSHCGWPSFFSPADADTVILREDRAMGMVRTEVLCATCHSHLGHVFEGEGYATPTDQRYCINSISLRLVESPAGQAD, encoded by the coding sequence ATGGAACCTGTCGTCGGCGCCACCCCGAAGGTGGTCCACTCCGAGCTGGAGTGGCGGGAGATCCTGAAGCCCAAGGAGTACGCGGTGCTGCGCGAGGCGGGCACCGAACCGGCGTTCGTCGGCGAGTACACGGACACCAAGTCCGAGGGCGTCTACAGCTGCCGTGCGTGCGGGGCCGAGCTGTTCCGCAGCGACGCGAAATTCGACTCGCACTGCGGTTGGCCGTCGTTCTTCTCGCCGGCGGACGCGGACACGGTGATCCTTCGCGAGGACCGGGCCATGGGCATGGTCCGGACAGAAGTGTTGTGCGCCACATGCCACAGCCACCTCGGGCACGTTTTCGAGGGTGAGGGCTATGCGACGCCAACGGACCAGCGGTACTGCATCAACTCGATCAGCTTGCGTCTGGTCGAAAGCCCGGCCGGTCAAGCAGACTGA
- a CDS encoding helix-turn-helix domain-containing protein, with amino-acid sequence MATKKSAPTIRLRRLAGQLRRLRDGTGLRREDVEERTGINATTLYRIETARTRPQYRTLAALLKLYVVPSDEQERLKSLYKQSANQGWIQPWHEDLREEYTAYISFEAGAYGVRNYSGQFVPGLLQTEDYARAVIRGVLHEATDEQVEDRVRTRIERQALLSNEKPLKLWVIIDEAALRRKVGGRHVMRTQLKHLVEAAKVPHVTIQVIPFSSGAHPGMPGEFIVMDFEDPLDTDLIHVDGQAGEIFLESDVDIKHFRAEFDHLVAVAKSPDDSVALITEIAAG; translated from the coding sequence GTGGCCACGAAGAAGAGCGCGCCGACCATCCGACTGCGCAGGTTGGCCGGTCAGCTCAGAAGGCTTCGTGACGGGACGGGGCTGCGCCGGGAGGACGTCGAGGAGCGCACCGGCATCAACGCCACCACCCTCTACCGCATCGAGACCGCCCGGACGCGCCCGCAGTACCGCACGTTGGCCGCTCTGCTGAAGCTGTACGTGGTTCCGTCCGACGAGCAGGAACGCCTGAAGTCGCTGTACAAGCAGTCCGCCAACCAGGGCTGGATCCAACCGTGGCACGAGGACCTACGCGAGGAGTACACCGCCTACATCAGCTTCGAGGCAGGCGCATACGGCGTCCGCAACTACTCGGGACAGTTCGTCCCCGGCTTGCTCCAGACCGAGGACTACGCCCGTGCCGTGATCCGTGGCGTCCTGCACGAAGCCACCGACGAACAGGTCGAAGACCGCGTTCGCACCCGGATCGAGCGACAGGCCCTGCTGTCCAACGAGAAGCCGCTCAAGCTCTGGGTGATCATCGACGAAGCGGCACTGCGCCGCAAGGTCGGTGGAAGGCACGTCATGCGGACGCAACTCAAGCACTTGGTCGAAGCGGCCAAAGTTCCGCACGTGACGATCCAGGTCATCCCGTTCAGCTCGGGCGCGCACCCCGGGATGCCGGGCGAGTTCATCGTCATGGACTTCGAGGACCCGTTGGACACCGACCTGATCCACGTCGACGGCCAGGCAGGTGAGATATTCTTGGAGTCGGACGTCGACATCAAGCACTTCCGGGCTGAGTTCGATCACCTGGTGGCGGTGGCCAAGAGCCCTGACGACTCGGTGGCTCTGATCACCGAGATTGCCGCTGGCTAG
- a CDS encoding TIGR04222 domain-containing membrane protein, with translation MASSWTPTSAGSTPDPWQGQAGPPQTTGLSPEEQAFLVGGPGRAAEVAVVSLIEAGALRISRDGLASPVHSRTQPRTPLQARALNSLSRPLGDLITATAGGPETSQLRQHLIARGLVVSAGRRRTARGLRLLVMLSTVAALIAAIALDLPFAVTGGTVVGALVVSIMLTRAARPLTGSGRAAVRHLRLAAVSSGAAAATGRAGAKGPGRVVGAADRVALVAYYGLLGRVGRRHVWDLLGIAPAAAATLRRRSQGQGSTGGASCGGGCGSCSSSSCGGGSGSDSGSSSSSDSGGSSCGGGSSCGGGGGGGD, from the coding sequence GTGGCGAGTTCGTGGACTCCGACTTCGGCGGGTTCGACGCCTGACCCGTGGCAGGGTCAGGCCGGCCCGCCGCAAACCACCGGCCTGAGCCCGGAAGAGCAGGCCTTCCTGGTCGGCGGCCCAGGCCGGGCCGCCGAGGTCGCCGTCGTGTCACTGATCGAGGCCGGCGCCCTACGAATCTCCCGCGACGGCCTGGCCAGCCCCGTCCACTCCCGCACCCAGCCACGCACCCCGCTCCAGGCACGCGCCCTCAACTCCCTCTCCCGCCCGCTGGGCGACTTGATCACCGCGACCGCCGGCGGCCCCGAGACGAGCCAGCTCCGCCAGCACCTGATCGCCCGCGGCTTGGTGGTCTCGGCCGGACGCCGGCGCACAGCGCGAGGACTCCGGCTGCTGGTGATGCTGTCGACCGTGGCCGCGTTGATCGCCGCGATCGCGCTGGACCTGCCGTTCGCGGTGACCGGCGGAACGGTGGTGGGCGCGCTGGTGGTGTCGATCATGCTCACCCGCGCGGCGCGTCCGCTGACCGGCTCGGGACGGGCCGCAGTGCGCCACCTGCGGTTGGCCGCGGTGTCATCGGGCGCGGCAGCCGCGACAGGCAGGGCCGGGGCGAAGGGGCCGGGGCGTGTGGTGGGGGCGGCGGACCGGGTCGCGCTGGTGGCCTACTACGGGCTGCTGGGCCGGGTCGGGCGCCGGCACGTGTGGGATTTGCTGGGCATCGCGCCGGCAGCTGCGGCGACGCTTCGGCGGCGGTCGCAGGGGCAGGGGTCGACCGGTGGGGCTTCGTGCGGCGGTGGGTGTGGCAGTTGCTCCAGCAGCAGCTGTGGTGGTGGGTCCGGCTCGGACAGCGGGAGCAGTTCCAGCTCGGACAGCGGTGGGTCGTCGTGCGGTGGGGGTAGCAGCTGTGGTGGGGGTGGTGGTGGGGGCGACTGA
- a CDS encoding TIGR04222 domain-containing membrane protein translates to MTFSSTFLWWYGPALVVAVVVGLWLKRVTGAVPDRPLTFEEIGYLGGGPVRAVEVAVSGLVAENLARVSGATVAAVPGSVPEHPVTALQSVVLARLDRPRDLDELVVGVATSGPARHIGQRLVAGGLLVAPRRRLVRAALAVVPLLLLAVVAVFASQPGWQTATALSVTAALVVLLLLGPPPVLTRRGARAYEEATAGLAPVDPAEVTARYGLARMSVPPAPPSPPAPHKGSARAATGVFDGERVEPIAPAETSQHPLPRRRRAVVVEPQRWQRRNGLLVAGGWFAGGWLAAQWLEGDDGGEFVDSDFGGFDA, encoded by the coding sequence ATGACGTTCTCGTCGACGTTCCTGTGGTGGTACGGCCCGGCGCTCGTCGTCGCGGTGGTGGTGGGGCTGTGGTTGAAGCGGGTCACCGGCGCCGTGCCCGACCGGCCGTTGACGTTCGAGGAGATCGGTTACCTCGGCGGTGGGCCGGTGCGTGCGGTCGAGGTGGCGGTGTCGGGGTTGGTGGCCGAGAACCTGGCGAGGGTGTCGGGGGCGACGGTCGCGGCGGTGCCCGGTTCTGTTCCGGAACATCCGGTGACCGCGTTGCAGTCGGTCGTGCTGGCCAGGCTCGACCGGCCTCGGGATCTGGACGAGTTGGTGGTCGGTGTGGCCACCAGTGGACCGGCCCGGCATATCGGACAACGTCTGGTGGCCGGTGGTCTGCTGGTGGCGCCGCGTCGGCGTCTGGTACGGGCGGCGCTGGCCGTCGTCCCACTGCTCTTGCTCGCCGTGGTGGCTGTTTTCGCAAGTCAACCCGGTTGGCAGACAGCAACCGCACTGTCCGTAACCGCTGCGCTCGTGGTTTTGCTGCTGCTGGGTCCGCCGCCCGTCCTGACCAGGAGGGGCGCGCGGGCGTACGAGGAGGCCACCGCGGGCCTCGCCCCGGTCGACCCGGCCGAGGTGACCGCCCGTTACGGCCTGGCTCGCATGTCCGTTCCGCCGGCTCCCCCGTCACCGCCCGCTCCGCATAAGGGGTCGGCGCGGGCGGCGACGGGGGTGTTCGACGGCGAACGGGTGGAACCGATCGCACCTGCGGAAACGTCCCAGCATCCGCTTCCCCGGCGCAGGCGTGCCGTGGTCGTCGAACCGCAACGCTGGCAGCGCCGCAACGGGTTGTTGGTGGCCGGTGGGTGGTTCGCGGGTGGTTGGTTGGCCGCGCAGTGGTTGGAGGGTGATGACGGTGGCGAGTTCGTGGACTCCGACTTCGGCGGGTTCGACGCCTGA
- a CDS encoding TIGR04222 domain-containing membrane protein, with protein MERPWGLSGPEFLDLYWIALAVTLGFAIFVRVRLRGARGVVPAGVLGLFDIAYLTGGPRRVAETSVAGLIAAGTLAPARNGAVRIAGSAGSAGSAVASHPVDKAVLADATRYKHRTLTLLITSVSGHDATLDVGRRLSSMDYLVAQDVVKSRLRVGVVPMALLFVVGVVRWVNGLSIGAPVGWLTLQLVLTGVLVALLVKVAPSTLTASGREAVAKARAGGVTGGSGATGSVNAAELVALDGFNAHPDVSLRAAARTAPLPRSGVRAGSRRRAASGGAYAGGTYSATGGGCGSSASTCSSSSSSSGSSCGGGGGGCGGGGGGS; from the coding sequence GTGGAGCGACCGTGGGGGCTTTCGGGCCCGGAGTTCCTGGATCTGTACTGGATCGCGCTGGCGGTGACGCTGGGGTTCGCGATCTTCGTCCGAGTGCGCCTGCGAGGGGCACGGGGAGTCGTCCCCGCAGGCGTGCTCGGCCTGTTTGACATCGCTTACCTGACCGGCGGGCCACGACGGGTGGCCGAGACGTCGGTGGCCGGGCTCATCGCGGCGGGCACGCTGGCGCCCGCGCGCAATGGGGCCGTGCGGATCGCCGGTTCTGCTGGTTCCGCTGGTTCCGCCGTTGCCAGTCACCCGGTTGACAAGGCCGTTCTCGCCGACGCGACCCGTTACAAGCACCGGACGTTGACGCTGCTCATCACGTCGGTGTCGGGTCACGACGCGACTCTCGACGTCGGCCGTCGACTGTCCTCAATGGACTACCTGGTCGCGCAGGACGTGGTGAAGTCGCGGTTGCGGGTGGGTGTCGTGCCGATGGCGCTGTTGTTCGTCGTCGGTGTGGTGCGGTGGGTGAACGGGCTGTCGATCGGTGCGCCCGTGGGGTGGTTGACGTTGCAGCTCGTGCTGACCGGGGTGCTGGTCGCGCTGTTGGTGAAGGTGGCGCCTTCGACGCTCACCGCTTCGGGTCGTGAGGCGGTGGCGAAAGCCCGCGCGGGCGGGGTGACCGGGGGGTCGGGAGCAACCGGTTCGGTGAACGCCGCCGAGCTGGTTGCTCTCGACGGGTTCAACGCGCACCCGGACGTCTCGCTGCGTGCCGCTGCCCGTACCGCGCCGCTTCCGCGTTCCGGTGTCCGCGCGGGTTCTCGTCGTCGTGCGGCTTCGGGTGGTGCTTACGCGGGTGGGACGTATTCCGCTACGGGCGGTGGGTGCGGCAGCAGTGCGAGCACATGCAGCAGCAGCAGTAGTAGTAGTGGCAGCAGTTGCGGTGGCGGCGGCGGGGGCTGCGGTGGCGGCGGCGGCGGAAGCTGA
- a CDS encoding acyl-CoA dehydrogenase family protein: MDFTLDEEQKEIRDWVRTFVRKEIAPLEPEVLRRERLGEPGLTRDELKELQDKAKAAGFFGMLTPTEYGGMGLGALMTALVEAELGRSFVPFRFGGYADNILFHGNEEQKQRYLMPTISGERVSCFAITEPGAGSDAKAIRTSARKEGGDWVINGEKTFITQGNEADFAMVFAVTDKEKGADGGVTCFLVDRDMGWKSEPIPTMGQWGPAALVFDNVRVPEENILGEVGKGFHLAMQWIGQGRYLLPARAIGSCERLVEMAIEQANNRVTFGQPIAEYQAIQWMIADSATEIEALRWLVLHAAWLVDQKADSRQAQSMAKLYGGIKANEIVDRVLQIHGGMGYTRELPIERWYRELRLLRIYEGTDEIQRRTIARNLLKGHSKVTGTLG; encoded by the coding sequence ATGGACTTCACGCTCGACGAGGAGCAGAAGGAGATCCGCGACTGGGTGCGGACCTTCGTGCGCAAGGAGATCGCCCCGCTCGAACCGGAGGTGCTGCGCCGTGAACGCCTGGGCGAGCCCGGCCTGACCCGTGACGAGCTGAAAGAGCTCCAGGACAAGGCGAAGGCGGCCGGCTTCTTCGGCATGCTCACGCCGACGGAGTACGGCGGCATGGGCCTGGGCGCGCTCATGACGGCCCTCGTGGAGGCCGAACTCGGCCGCTCGTTCGTCCCGTTCCGCTTTGGCGGCTACGCGGACAACATCCTGTTCCACGGCAACGAGGAGCAGAAGCAGCGCTACCTGATGCCGACGATCTCCGGTGAACGCGTGTCGTGCTTCGCGATCACCGAGCCCGGCGCCGGGTCGGATGCCAAGGCCATCCGCACGTCCGCCCGCAAGGAGGGCGGCGACTGGGTGATCAACGGCGAGAAGACGTTCATCACGCAGGGCAACGAAGCGGACTTCGCGATGGTGTTCGCGGTGACCGACAAGGAGAAGGGCGCCGACGGCGGCGTCACGTGCTTCCTCGTCGACCGGGACATGGGCTGGAAGTCCGAGCCCATCCCGACCATGGGCCAGTGGGGTCCGGCCGCGCTCGTGTTCGACAACGTCCGGGTGCCCGAGGAGAACATCCTCGGCGAGGTGGGCAAGGGCTTCCACCTGGCCATGCAGTGGATCGGCCAGGGCCGCTACCTGCTCCCGGCGCGCGCGATCGGCTCGTGCGAGCGACTGGTGGAGATGGCCATCGAGCAGGCCAACAACCGGGTCACGTTCGGCCAGCCGATCGCCGAGTACCAGGCCATCCAGTGGATGATCGCGGACTCGGCGACGGAGATCGAGGCACTGCGCTGGCTCGTCCTCCACGCCGCGTGGCTGGTCGACCAGAAGGCCGATTCACGGCAGGCGCAGTCGATGGCGAAGCTCTACGGCGGCATCAAGGCCAACGAGATCGTGGACCGGGTGCTCCAGATCCACGGCGGCATGGGCTACACCCGCGAACTGCCGATCGAACGCTGGTACCGCGAACTCCGGCTGCTGCGCATCTACGAGGGCACGGACGAGATCCAGCGCCGCACCATCGCCCGGAACCTCCTCAAGGGACACTCCAAGGTCACCGGAACGCTTGGCTGA
- a CDS encoding GntR family transcriptional regulator, with the protein MTPPLHMSLAGQTVDVLRELVLTGDIPPGARVNEVELAQRLGISRGPLREAIRHLASEGLLVLAPHRGASVPEADAADVQALFELRTALECAAAELAASRRSDADVVRLRAVCEESRRAYSAGERFPYRLDLAFHQALLDAARSPRIAEQVRLVQQRVVLLRSGLRDDPPHQQASLDDHDALVTAIAAGDPPRASDVMRKHLARVCAQMLTSLG; encoded by the coding sequence GTGACACCTCCGCTGCACATGAGCTTGGCCGGTCAGACCGTGGACGTGCTCCGCGAGCTGGTGCTGACGGGCGACATCCCGCCGGGCGCGCGCGTGAACGAGGTCGAGCTGGCCCAACGGCTCGGCATCTCGCGCGGACCGCTGCGTGAGGCGATCCGACACCTGGCGTCCGAAGGGCTGCTCGTGCTCGCGCCGCACCGGGGCGCATCCGTGCCGGAGGCCGACGCAGCCGACGTGCAGGCCCTGTTCGAGCTGCGGACGGCGCTGGAATGCGCGGCGGCCGAGCTGGCGGCTTCACGGCGTTCGGACGCGGACGTGGTGCGGCTGCGTGCGGTCTGCGAGGAGTCGCGGCGGGCGTACTCAGCGGGAGAGCGCTTCCCGTACCGGCTGGACTTGGCGTTCCACCAGGCGTTGTTGGACGCCGCGCGCAGCCCTCGGATCGCAGAGCAGGTGCGGTTGGTGCAGCAGCGGGTGGTGTTGCTGCGCAGTGGTTTGCGGGACGACCCGCCGCACCAGCAGGCGTCGTTGGACGATCACGACGCCCTGGTGACGGCTATCGCGGCCGGCGACCCGCCCCGCGCTTCGGACGTGATGCGCAAGCACCTCGCCCGCGTCTGCGCCCAGATGCTCACCAGCCTGGGCTGA
- a CDS encoding DUF397 domain-containing protein — MKHGDLSDAAWRKSSFSGEGPSCVEIAPVGDGVAARDSKNLTGPTLSFTIEQWRKFLAGLDQ; from the coding sequence GTGAAGCATGGGGATCTGTCGGATGCGGCGTGGCGCAAGAGCAGCTTCAGCGGGGAAGGTCCGTCCTGCGTGGAGATCGCGCCGGTGGGCGATGGCGTCGCCGCGCGTGACTCCAAGAACCTGACCGGACCGACGCTGTCGTTCACGATCGAGCAGTGGCGGAAGTTCCTCGCCGGACTCGACCAGTAG
- a CDS encoding TetR/AcrR family transcriptional regulator, translating into MPRSPILSASRIRTAALHIIDRDGLDGLSMRKLASELGVQAASLYGHVSTKDDLLHDVAAGILEKVDVSGFEGGDWRQGLLSCARSYRAALAAHPNIVPFLAYGPAHREASLRRLDVVHGGLVSAGWSRREATMIAASLMYLVFGAALSSFSSGFSEDQTFYQDRYPNLDKAHLLPAVARELDHDSFELALTAFVTGLEARVPG; encoded by the coding sequence ATGCCGAGGAGCCCGATCCTGAGTGCCTCGCGCATCCGGACCGCCGCACTGCACATCATCGACCGGGATGGGCTGGACGGCCTGTCCATGCGCAAACTGGCCTCTGAGCTGGGCGTTCAGGCCGCGTCGCTGTACGGGCACGTGAGCACGAAGGACGACCTGCTGCACGACGTGGCGGCCGGGATCCTGGAGAAGGTCGACGTGTCCGGGTTCGAGGGCGGGGACTGGCGGCAGGGTCTGCTGAGCTGTGCGCGCTCGTACCGGGCGGCGTTGGCCGCGCACCCGAACATCGTGCCGTTCCTGGCTTACGGGCCTGCGCACCGGGAGGCGTCGCTGCGCCGGCTGGACGTCGTGCACGGTGGTTTGGTGTCGGCCGGGTGGTCGCGGCGGGAGGCGACCATGATCGCGGCGTCGTTGATGTACCTGGTGTTCGGGGCGGCGTTGAGCTCGTTCTCCAGCGGGTTCTCAGAGGACCAGACGTTCTACCAGGACCGGTACCCGAACCTGGACAAGGCGCACTTGCTGCCCGCGGTGGCTCGGGAACTCGATCACGACAGCTTCGAGCTGGCGCTGACCGCGTTCGTCACCGGGCTTGAGGCGCGAGTGCCTGGCTGA
- a CDS encoding DUF692 domain-containing protein, with protein MEKLGVGIGWRPEIDLTVERLPGVDFVEVVAENLHASHLPESVLLLRERGLPVLPHAVSLSLGGAEPVDHKRVAHLAALAEALDAPLVSDHVCFVRAGGLDSGHLMPLPRTRDALDVLVANVKAAQQDLPVPLALENVAALLEWPDGELTEGQFLAELVDRTDCRLLIDVANLYANARNLGTDVSRFLDEIPLERLAYVHVAGGEEHQGVYHDTHAHAVRPEVLDVLAQLRTRVDPPGVLLERDDHYPADAELAGELAAIRAVLG; from the coding sequence GTGGAGAAGCTGGGTGTGGGTATCGGCTGGCGGCCGGAGATCGATCTCACCGTCGAACGGTTGCCCGGCGTCGACTTCGTGGAGGTCGTCGCCGAGAACCTGCACGCCTCCCACCTGCCCGAATCCGTCCTGCTCCTCCGCGAACGCGGCCTCCCGGTCCTCCCGCACGCAGTCTCACTCTCACTCGGCGGCGCGGAACCGGTCGACCACAAAAGAGTCGCGCACCTCGCCGCCCTCGCCGAAGCCCTCGACGCCCCACTCGTCAGCGACCACGTCTGCTTCGTGCGCGCCGGCGGGCTGGATTCCGGGCACCTCATGCCCCTCCCCCGCACCCGCGACGCGCTCGACGTCCTGGTCGCCAACGTCAAAGCCGCCCAGCAGGACCTCCCCGTCCCCCTCGCCCTCGAAAACGTCGCCGCGCTCCTCGAATGGCCCGACGGCGAGCTCACCGAAGGCCAGTTCCTCGCCGAACTGGTCGACCGCACCGACTGCCGCCTCCTGATCGACGTCGCCAACCTCTACGCCAACGCCCGCAACCTCGGCACCGACGTCTCCCGCTTCCTGGACGAAATCCCCCTCGAACGCCTCGCCTACGTCCACGTCGCCGGCGGCGAAGAGCACCAGGGCGTCTACCACGACACCCACGCCCACGCCGTCCGCCCCGAAGTGCTGGACGTGCTCGCCCAACTCCGCACCCGCGTCGACCCGCCCGGCGTCCTCCTCGAACGCGACGACCACTACCCCGCCGACGCCGAACTGGCCGGTGAACTGGCCGCGATCAGGGCAGTACTGGGATGA
- a CDS encoding asparaginase → MAHELVAEVWRGEFLESVHHGSVIVLDAAGREVFSVGRPHDTTYPRSSNKPIQTLAMLRHGLDLDGELLALACASHSGEDFHIEGVHRILERHGLDESALQCTPDLPIGEDALRAHLAAGRTKAPKYMNCSGKHAAMLATCVVNDWSTRDYLDPAHPLQRAVRDTLEELAGERIGAEGVDGCGAPLFGISLTGLARAFGTLAGASEGPEQRIAQAMNRHPEWVGGTNRDVTKLMRAIPGAVAKDGAEGVYAIGLPTGEAVACKIADGSSRARAVVLVAALRRLGVRAPDELATFPVLGHGRAVGAIKPSPALVG, encoded by the coding sequence ATGGCACACGAACTGGTCGCCGAGGTGTGGCGAGGCGAGTTCCTGGAGTCCGTGCACCACGGCTCGGTGATCGTCCTGGACGCGGCGGGCCGTGAGGTGTTCTCCGTCGGCCGGCCGCACGACACCACGTACCCGCGCTCCTCGAACAAGCCGATCCAGACGCTGGCCATGCTCCGCCACGGCCTTGACCTCGACGGCGAGCTGCTGGCCCTGGCCTGCGCCAGCCACTCCGGTGAGGACTTCCACATCGAGGGCGTCCACCGGATCCTCGAACGGCACGGCCTGGACGAGTCCGCCCTCCAGTGCACGCCCGACCTGCCGATCGGCGAAGACGCCCTCAGGGCGCACCTCGCGGCCGGTCGGACCAAGGCCCCGAAGTACATGAACTGCTCGGGCAAGCACGCCGCCATGCTCGCCACCTGCGTCGTCAACGACTGGTCGACGCGCGACTACCTCGACCCGGCCCACCCCCTCCAGCGCGCCGTCCGCGACACGTTGGAGGAACTGGCCGGTGAACGCATCGGCGCCGAGGGCGTGGACGGCTGCGGCGCGCCGTTGTTCGGGATCAGCCTCACCGGCCTGGCCAGGGCTTTCGGGACGTTGGCGGGTGCGTCGGAAGGCCCTGAGCAGCGGATCGCGCAGGCGATGAACCGCCACCCGGAGTGGGTCGGCGGCACGAACCGCGACGTCACGAAGTTGATGCGGGCGATCCCTGGCGCGGTGGCCAAGGACGGCGCGGAGGGCGTTTACGCGATCGGTCTGCCCACCGGTGAGGCCGTGGCGTGCAAGATCGCGGACGGGTCCAGCAGGGCACGGGCCGTGGTGCTGGTGGCCGCGCTGCGTCGGCTCGGCGTTCGGGCGCCGGACGAGCTGGCCACGTTCCCCGTGCTCGGTCACGGCCGTGCGGTGGGTGCGATCAAGCCCTCCCCCGCTCTCGTCGGTTAG